One Spirochaetota bacterium genomic window carries:
- a CDS encoding 4Fe-4S dicluster domain-containing protein: MSATTHEHDNHTLAGRLKQATGVAATRCYQCGKCTAGCPMAEEMDYTPSHILRLLQVNLDGFEDRVLKAYSPWVCLTCEMCYARCPQEVDIPKMMDFLRAESVRLKKVNPRAKDFVSLHKTFLDSIHYVGRLYEVGLIAGYKARSWHLLQDVLMAPRLYFKGKLKLFPHLIKNRKNISQIFKKAGKARMEAAK, from the coding sequence ATGAGCGCTACAACTCACGAACATGATAATCATACACTGGCCGGAAGGCTTAAACAGGCCACCGGCGTCGCCGCCACCCGCTGCTACCAGTGCGGCAAATGCACCGCAGGCTGCCCCATGGCGGAGGAGATGGATTACACGCCGAGCCATATCCTGAGGCTCCTCCAGGTAAACCTTGATGGTTTCGAAGACAGGGTGCTCAAGGCCTATTCACCCTGGGTGTGCCTCACCTGCGAGATGTGCTACGCCCGGTGCCCCCAGGAGGTAGACATCCCCAAGATGATGGATTTTCTCCGCGCTGAATCGGTGCGACTAAAAAAGGTCAATCCCCGGGCGAAGGATTTCGTGTCGCTGCACAAAACGTTCCTCGACTCGATACATTACGTCGGAAGGCTCTACGAGGTGGGCCTCATCGCCGGGTACAAGGCGCGTTCCTGGCACCTGCTCCAGGACGTGCTCATGGCGCCAAGGCTCTACTTCAAGGGCAAGCTGAAGCTCTTTCCCCACCTCATCAAGAACAGAAAAAACATTTCGCAAATCTTTAAGAAAGCGGGCAAGGCCCGCATGGAGGCGGCCAAATGA
- a CDS encoding CoB--CoM heterodisulfide reductase iron-sulfur subunit B family protein produces MTKIAYYPGCSLLGSSREYDESLRAIAGPMGFDLVQVPDWNCCGASSAHTLNHELSLALPARILALAETLGVEEMLVPCAACYSRLVTAHHDLAESTEMRERIVEIIGMPYKGTVRPLNILEFLDQHSDAFKDKIKAPFDKDLACYYGCLLVRPPKITKFDRPEDPRTMDNLVELIGAKALDWDFKVECCGASHSISKTDLVGKLSAKIIGNAVKKGAQAIVVACPMCQSNLDMRRSFINKAAGQNYTIPIIFITQAIGLAMGLGEKELGLHRHIVKVRYPEKVRVEAPAKPKVAAAAAAPAAQSEQTEEA; encoded by the coding sequence ATGACAAAGATCGCATATTATCCGGGCTGTTCCCTCCTCGGATCTTCACGGGAATACGACGAATCGCTGCGCGCCATCGCCGGGCCTATGGGGTTTGACCTCGTTCAGGTGCCCGACTGGAACTGCTGCGGCGCCTCATCGGCCCATACCCTCAACCACGAGCTGTCGCTGGCCCTGCCGGCGCGGATCCTGGCCCTTGCAGAGACCCTGGGTGTCGAGGAGATGCTGGTTCCCTGCGCGGCCTGTTACAGCCGCCTCGTTACCGCCCATCACGACCTCGCGGAAAGCACCGAAATGCGGGAAAGAATCGTCGAGATCATCGGCATGCCCTACAAGGGCACCGTCAGGCCGCTGAACATCCTGGAGTTCCTGGATCAGCACTCTGACGCCTTTAAAGACAAGATCAAGGCCCCCTTCGATAAGGACCTGGCCTGTTACTACGGCTGCCTCCTGGTTCGTCCGCCCAAGATCACCAAGTTCGACCGCCCCGAGGACCCGCGCACCATGGACAACCTCGTTGAATTGATAGGGGCGAAGGCCCTTGACTGGGACTTCAAGGTCGAATGCTGCGGAGCGAGCCATTCAATATCCAAGACCGACCTGGTCGGAAAGCTTTCGGCGAAGATAATCGGCAACGCCGTGAAAAAAGGGGCACAGGCCATTGTCGTGGCCTGTCCCATGTGCCAGTCCAATCTGGACATGCGGCGCAGCTTCATCAACAAGGCCGCCGGACAGAACTATACCATACCGATCATCTTCATCACCCAGGCCATCGGCCTGGCCATGGGCCTGGGCGAAAAGGAGCTGGGCCTGCACCGCCATATCGTCAAGGTAAGGTACCCGGAAAAGGTGCGGGTTGAAGCGCCGGCCAAGCCTAAAGTCGCGGCCGCGGCGGCTGCCCCTGCCGCGCAATCAGAGCAGACGGAGGAAGCGTAA